The DNA segment TTTTCTGAATAAAACAGCTTTGACTGCCATACATAAGGAACAGGCTCTCCTGCACCCCATTTAAATACAGCCTTTTCCCCGTCCTTTTCGCCAAGGATATACAAGGCATCCTCTTCCAGATCGCGATGCACATCGAGCACGGTAACACCAAAATCAAAGGTGCGAATATCTGCCCGTTCCATATTGTAGATATGCCCGTCTGAACACCCTGCACGGAACAGTATATATTCTCCGTCATGCACTGCGCCAACCATTTGTTCTGGTTTCAGGGAGCGCCACTGCTCGCGGGTATAGAGCGTTTGGGAGACAAGCTTAAATCCTGCGGCGGTCAAAAAACCGATTCCATCAGGAGTTGCGTACAGAACACCACCTGAAACCGCCAGAGCGCTCTTTCGAGCCACACACGCCTGTCCCTCTGCAATGGGAGCCTGCCCCATACTCTCCGGTGAAGAGCCGGATAACGCATAGGGAATGCCTGTTGTCAGGGCGTAGACAAGGTTGTCCGCAACCGCCAAAGACACAAGGTCATACGGCACTGCCCTACGGTACGCAGGCGGATAGGCGTACGGGATGTTGGTTTCAGACACATAAATATCTTTACCCTTGGCGGCAAAATAGATGCCGAACATGCCAAGGCAAATACTATGGGCATCATCCGGCAACCGCTCCCACCCTTCTGTGGGCAATATTTCAGACGACAGATTCACATCAAGCACGCTGTCGGCAAACGATGTTGCTGTCTTAGGAATATCAGCAGAGTTTGCAGAATACGGCACAAGCTGAAACTCAGCCCCGTTTGTCCCTACGTTCGTACGGTACAGCCTGAACGACTTAATTGTGACTCCGGCAAGGTCAGGCAGGGTAAAGCCTGTAAGATTACATCCCTGTCCTTCTTTTACGTCCACAACAGGGGTTGGCGGGGATGGTTCTGACTCTGCACCATCTTCGCTCACATAGGTGTAGACATAGGAAGTACTGCGTACAATTTCGGCACCGCTGCTGACGCTTCCCGTAACAGACACACCAAGAGAGTTGGATGGGCGCGGCATACCTAAGCGGCTGACTGTATCCCCGTTCTTGGTTATTTGCTTGGGGTATTCATCGCCAGTCACAAAGACTCTGCCTGATGCGGTGACAGCCGATTCAATGACCTCTGTCATATGGTCAAAGAAAAGGAATGTGCCGGAGCGCATCTTGTAAAAAGAAACAGCGTCAGGAGCAGTGCAGGGTTCAATTTGTTTCAGGCTATGCAGAAAGGAAATATGACCACGTTCGAGCTTACAGTTATGTGCCCTTGTGGCTGCGTGGGTGGGAAGGAGCTTATCATCCTTACGGGGAGTCGTGCCGATGAATCCGGCTATTGTTGGCATTCACCTTCCTCTTTCTTCTTAATCGGTGCGGGTGGTTCACCCCAATCAATGATATGAGGGAAACCGCCTTGCTTGTTCACATCACGAAGATGCTTTCTATACACTATCCATTCTTGTTTATTTTCATCAGTGAGCGGCGAGTCTGCCCCCACTGTCCAGTCGCATTGGAGCAACAGTTCTGCACAATGATTTTGGGCACGACGGGCTACCTCCTCAGAATATTCAGGTTCAGGTCGTACTTTGACTTCCCATACTCTGCGCCATTCGCCATTGGCAAACTCTACCCCCATACAATGACGGGTAGTTAATCCTTCATCATGGACAGGCACGTTTTCATTTAGGGGCTTTAACCCCTTATGAAAAACAGCATTCCGCTGATTATAGATGGTTCGTGTTACTGGACAAATAAAATTCATACCTCCTCCTAAAATCGGGAATAGTGCAGTGTTGTTATGATATTGATTGAATTTGGTAACACAGCCCCGTCATGTGTTGAGATAGCGCAGGTAGGCAAGTCTTTAATTCCGCTTAAAGAAATTCTTACCGATTTATCAAGTTGTGAAACGGACTTGTCTGAGAACGTAATATTCGGTAAATCCGGTAATGCACCTGAAGGCACGGTGTCACCGTCAACAATATGCAGGAAGGTATTCATAATTTTAGGTTCTTGATAGTAGGAGTCATTATTTATCAGGGAAAATGTCTTATTTTTGTGCTTAGTAATTAGTTTAGGGTTAGTGAGTTTTAACGAACTTGCATTCATTTTTTTGTAAGAAGTAGAACCACCCGACGTATATGTCATAAACGTGTCTTCCCATCCTGCATATACCGTACCTTCAGTATCTACATGCATTGCGGTCATGCCATAGTTTGTATTTTCATTGAAATATTTTGATTGTTTTACCGTCATTGCATCTAGGTCAATAATGCAAAAGAAAGGGTATAGATATCCATTAACCTGACATTCTCCAATGTGCCCTCCAAGATACAGAAGATTACCAATGACTTTGTTTTTGTATAAAGCAGGTCTTTTATCATAAGAAGATACGGTTAGGGTAATGTGATAGATTTCTGCTTTTGCTGTTGAAGGGGTAAAACGGATAAGTACGGTGTAAGACTCTCCGCAAACGGTAAAAAATATCTTGTCATTATACAAAAACAGTGAGGGGATATCATCATAAGAAGTAACAATATCCTTTACAGGAAGCTTCCATGTTTTGCGTATCGTCATAGTATTCAGGTCAAATTGAGTAAGGATAAAGCTAGGATGCGTATTGATTTCTGTTTTGCCCAATGCGTATAATTTATCTTTTACAACCAAGAGGCTAAAGGCTTGATCGTAATAACCTTCTGTTCCTACATATTTATGCCATGTAATCTCTAGCGTTTCTAAATTCACACGAAGTAACAGTCCATCAGGGGTTCTTGTTGACGGAATAGAGGCATTTGCTGCAATGAATGCATTACCATTATGAAAGCAGATGTCGTGAAAATTAGAGTATGTTGAACCCTTCCCCGTCAATGTTGCAGTCTTGGCTTTAATAATTTGTCCAGTCTTTGCATCTTGGATTGCAAAAAAGAGTTGCAAAGTTGTAGCTCCACCGGGTTCAATACCGACAGTAAAAATAGTGTCAGTATCAGGACTGGCAGCTGATCTTTGACTCACATATCTCTTTTCTTTGCAAAGATGGTAACAGAAAAAAGATTCCTCATCCGAGTAGTCACATTGAGAACTGTATACTCTGACCACTTTCGCACCTCATCGTAAAAACGGCTTTTTATTTCAACATCGCGTGAACTTCCGAAGAAAGGAAGAGTTATGGTGAGAAGTTTTGCTGGGTCAGTTTCAATATAGTTAAAAACTTCTGCTCCTTCGAAAGTCACTACGACTTGCGTTTTCGTATGTGCTGATGGAGAGCTAGGGTCAGTAACAGCTTGTGCAAAGGTTATTGCCTGTCCGGCTACTTTGATTGTATCTCCGTCTTTGATGTTCGTACAAACAGGCGGTGCAATGAACTGCAAGACATCCGCAGTTGCAAGCCTTACCGCTTTAGAATCAAGAGACACTACCCCCTTGTCCGTTTCCTGATTGCAGAAAGCGTAATATGTCTTATTGGTTTGTAGTAGATGGACTCTGATATTATGCTCCACCCCGTTCTCTTTGTGGACTGGGTACGCAATATTCTTCCCTTCTGCATCAGAGCACATCCAGAACGCTGTGCACTTCAATGTATCCTCAGGGGCATAGGCAAGGCGTGGTTCTGAAGCACGAAGGATACCCCCGTGGGTAACCGCCCCGTTTTGGTGAGAGATGATTGCGGGTGTTGCAATGGTATCTGCTGCTAGCTTAACCTTTTTTTCCGCATGCTTCGCTTCTTGCGCTGCCAACGTTGCTTCATCACGAACTGCAAAGGTAGCATCACGGGCAGCAACACACTTTGCTTTTGCATCAAGGCACAACACCTCTGATGCCTTGGATGCTTCTTGCGATGCCTGTGCCGCATTTCGTGCCTCTAGTGCTGTCTGCATCCGGTCAAGCATGAGCTTGCTCAAAGTTTCACCAGCAGAGCGAAGTTCATAGCGGTCTATCTCTAGAATTTTGTGTAGCTCGCAATCAAGATTCGGCACCACACCGTACAGCGTATCAGTCCGTCCGTCAGGGTGAATCACTCTGAAACGATATTCGCTCCCCTCCGTACCAAGCTCGTTGGGAAAGAGGTTCATAACCGCCACGCCCTCGGCATCCGTGACCACTTCAAGCATATTCGGCACAACCAGTCCCTTATAACGTTCAAGGGATTCAAGCCGTGCTTCAATCTCTGCGCCCTCAACGGGCTGCCCGTCCTGATCGTAGATAAGTGCGGTTACGGCAACGGTAGGTATGGTGCTCATAGCTATATCCATCCCGGAGTCATAAAAAGAGTTTCAGAAGAGCCTGTAAATGCGACCTTGCCCTTTGCCTCGGCAATGTAATCATTAAACAGAGCAAGCTTGACCTGCGCCCCTGTCAAATCTTCCCATTCCCTGCCGCGCATGGATTTAAGTGATGCGATGGCACCATATGCAATGGCATCTGCCCAATCATCATACATCCCCTGCTGTAACCCTTCTGAAGATCGGGTAGGCTTGAGTGCTGCTGATATTTGCAACATATGGTCGTCTGGATACGTACGGTACAGGGTCAGCACATCTGAATCGGACGAATACTCTGTGCGCGGAATAGCGCGGCTGGCTGTCATGTCATACACACCAAGGATAGAGACTATCCGAGAACCACGCTCCGGCAGCAATTCAATTTGATTGCGACCAGCTTTTAGTTTTACGGGGTCAAGAGGCATACGCCATACGCCTGTTTCAGCAAAAAACTTTCCCGACGCTGAAATGATATGCCGACGCACCACCGCCTTTGGAGCCTCTGAGACTTCCGGCAACACATCCGGCATAATCGTATCCCACTTTACTACACGCATCTATTCTGCCTCCTGCACTTGTACAGGGAAAAAGAGATCAGCTTTCAATTTGACACCAAGGGTCTGATAAAAAGCGGTCAGGTGATGCTGCGCCTTTGCTGCATTGGCATCGCCATTATCACCTGCAAAAATCTTGTAAAGCATCCAGTGAATAATCGCACCGGAGTAGACTTCAGAAACGGGCAATGCATCGTCAGGGCTGGCAATGGCATCCGGTATAGCCGAATACGTCGCCTCAACCCATACGTCTTTGTCTTTTGCTACCGCTGGCAGCACGTAGTAGACCTGTGGGTTGGTCTTGGCATCATAGGCGTAGTTGTCGATTTCTATACCGTCTTTTGACCAGTCTGCTGTCTTCAGGGCATCACGGGCTGTTGCAAAAATGGGTTCTCCGGCTGTGTGCCCGTCTGAACCCATATTCTGTACAACTTCTAATAGCCGCAGCGCTTTTTTGCTAGATTGATGCAGCGCAGGGTCGGGGATGAGTTGCCGCGCCCCTGTCTCAAGTTTGATGGATTCCGTCACCGCAGTGGCATCCGGTCTGTTCATGGCAATTTCAAACAGCGCAGAATTAAACAAATCCACAAGTGACACGTCCGATTCGTCTGCCTGCTTCTCCCAAGGCCAGCGGCGGGCATCTGGAATCATATCTTGTAAAATGGCAGACACCTGTAAGAACAGTTCGCGGGCTTTCATGCTTACACCAAGGCTCTTGCTTCTTCGATTTTCACTTTGATTTCATCTTTAGTATCATCATCAATCACGGCAATACTAAAGAATAGCGCAATGTCTTTCAGTTCATCGCGGTTCAATGAAGACAAGCCCTTTGTCATGCAGTATTCACGGCGTGCATCTTCCGCATTAAGCTGTGCTGCAACCGGATTAACTGCCTGCTGTAACACTGCCTGATGCGGTACAGGGTCAGGTGTTAAGCCTACGCTTTGGGCGCTGCTGGATGTTGCCATTGAGGCTGCAACAACAGGGTCTATAAGCTGACCGTTTGCATCGCATTCAACCATATCCTTTCTGGTCGCAAGAATGGGGTTATAGCTCACCACACGGCGGTTATTGATATTCAATAAAAATCGCTGAGACATGCTGTATCCTTTTTGAAAAGGGGAAGAGCTAGCCCTTCCCCCGTTATGTGTTACCCAAGGGTCAATGCGGCATGACCAAAAGCATCTTTCTTAATCAGCTTAAAGCCATAGACCTGCAAACCACGCACGAGATCACCGAACTGATTCGGGTTACGCAAGGTTTCGTTCTTTGTGATCTGTGTAGCAAAGGTCAACGCAGACTTATGACCGAACACCACATTCACAGCTTTCTTCTTCTGGACAGTAAAGCGGCTCATGAGGTTGGACTGGTAGATGGTAAAGCGATCAACCATACCGATGCGCCCGTTACGGAGCATGGAGGTTCCGTCACCGGTTAAGGAAGCGTCTTTGAGTTCAGACTTTTTAATCAGCGCGGTATACCGAGGAGGGAGTACAACGTAACGGTTTGATTCCGGCACGTTCTGCTCATCAAGCACGGTTCCCATGTCAACCAGCAAGTCGACAATGCTGTCCTTGGTCACTACCAGCGGAGCAGCAGCGGTTCCAAGGTTGATATCCTGCGAGTCTTTACCAGCAGTTGCACCAGCGTTATGTGCATCGGCATCTGCGTAGATGTCTGCAAAGACGCGCTTATCGACTTTACTTTTCATCTGCTCAGAAGCATCTTCCGACCAGTTGTTCATGTAGTTCAGGTCAGACTGGCGGCTTTCCACATCGTCAATGTGAAAACCGAAATATGCGCCCTTATCAATAAGCAGTTCCACCTTGCCGCCCTGCGGATTGTCATACACAAGGTCTTGGCCTGCTTTGTAGTCACGGACTTCAATGTCCGGCACTGTGCGGATAATGACCTTATCGCCGTGCGCACTGATTTCGCCTTCGTAATCAGTATTAGCGATAGCTGCGATGGTGGATGCCGGGTAAAACTTTTCAATCAGTTTGCCCGACCAGATTGTTGGGATATACCCACCGGACATGCTCGGACGTCCGTCTACGACTGGATATGCCATTGTATACCTGTCCTTATGTCAATGGAGAAGGGGCTACCCGTCTGAAAGAAAACGCCCTTCAGACTGAGCGGCAAACAAGTCCTTCTCCTGTTCCTCTAGTTCAGCCAGAGTAAAACGGCTTTGTCCCCGAGAGGCTTTGTCTTTTTCTGCATACAGTGTGTTTACGTCGCGGCTGGTCCAAACCCGCTTATCCCCTGTGTCGTTTCCGCCTGTAGTTTTAGGAGGAACCAATTGTTCACGAGGGTCAATGCGGGGCTGTGGCTCCGGCTGCGGAGTGTCCGCAGGCTGATGTGAGTCTGGCTGCTGGGCTGAAAGCGCTTTGGACGCTTCATACATGCTGTAGATAGACGCAATTCCCTGTGCATTCTTCTGCTGCATTTCCCGTTCTGCCTTTGCCCGCCATGTTTCCCCGCTCGGGGTATACTCTTCTAAAAAGCTATGCCACGCCGGATCATTGTTTTTCTGGCTCCAAAAATCAGGAATAAGCGCTTCGACCTGTTCATTAAACAATCGCTGCGCCTCTTCTGCCTGCGCCTTTTCGTTTGCGGTGCGGCGTGCTTCATCAAGGGCGGTCAACTCCTGCACTTGCTGTGTGGCAGCCTGTGCTGACTCTGCAATCGCCACCATGTCGTCACCGTATTCCTGTCTAATGGTATCAACATCAAACGCTGGCTGCTGCTCTGAACGCTGAGCACGTAGGTCATGAAGCGCCTGTAGCTCTGCCCGTGCTTCTCGAAGCTGGCGAGACAGTTCCGGCACTTCTGCACTGTACTTGCCCTGTAGGGTAGAAAGCGCCTGTTTGAGATGGGCGTTTTCTGCCTCAAGGGTATCCGTTTTACTCTGTTCCTCTGTTGCTGGCTGCTGGTTTTCCTGCGAGTTGGCCTGCTGCGCGGCAGAAGGAGGTGGAAGTGTCGCATCGTCTGCCTTATTCTGTGCATCGTTTAGCTTCTGAATAAGAGCGTCTGCGGCTTCGCCTTGCTGTTTCG comes from the Halodesulfovibrio sp. genome and includes:
- a CDS encoding tail fiber assembly protein → MNFICPVTRTIYNQRNAVFHKGLKPLNENVPVHDEGLTTRHCMGVEFANGEWRRVWEVKVRPEPEYSEEVARRAQNHCAELLLQCDWTVGADSPLTDENKQEWIVYRKHLRDVNKQGGFPHIIDWGEPPAPIKKKEEGECQQ
- a CDS encoding DUF6682 family protein, which gives rise to MKARELFLQVSAILQDMIPDARRWPWEKQADESDVSLVDLFNSALFEIAMNRPDATAVTESIKLETGARQLIPDPALHQSSKKALRLLEVVQNMGSDGHTAGEPIFATARDALKTADWSKDGIEIDNYAYDAKTNPQVYYVLPAVAKDKDVWVEATYSAIPDAIASPDDALPVSEVYSGAIIHWMLYKIFAGDNGDANAAKAQHHLTAFYQTLGVKLKADLFFPVQVQEAE